The window TCGGTTTCCTATTGTCCTGCCGTTTGACGATTATTCCGTTGAGGAACTAATGATTATTGCGAAGCAGATGGCAGAAGAACGAGAATACGAGTTGTCGAAAGAAGCAGAATGGAAATTAAAGCAGCATATGCTAAATCTAAAGGCGGAGGAGAAGGAATTCTCAAATGGACGGTTCGTTCGGAATGTCATTGAACAATCAATACGTAAACACGCCATCCGAGTGATGAAGAGCAATTCCTATAGCCATACGGACTTGATGCTTCTAACAAGTGCAGACATCCATTATTCGTAAGAGCATGTCTACAAGGGTAGGCATGCTCTTTCGCATTCGCATTCTTACGGTTGATTTGATATGATGGTGAGATGAAACTATGAAAACGAGGGATTACCTATGGAAGAACGCGAACACGTATTATTAGCCGCTTGTCACTTTCCGAACCAAGACGATGAACATTTTCATTCATCGTTGGATGAGTTACGGGCTTTAACAGAAACAGCCGGAGGGGAAGTGATGAAGGTTGTCACGCAGAAGCGACCTCGTGCCCATCCGGCTTTATATATGGGAGAAGGGAAAGTTCATGAGATGCTTGAAGAGGTGGAGGCTCGTGACATTGAGCTTGTCATCTTTAACGGCGAGTTGTCCCCAAGCCAAATGAGAAACTTGTCGAATGAACTGGGTGGCATTCGAGTGATTGACAGAACTCAGCTTATTCTAGACATCTTCGCAGGACGTGCGGAGACGAAGGAAGGGAAGTTGCAAGTAGAACTTGCTCAACTCCAATACTTACTTCCTCGTCTATCAGGACAAGGTGCCTTCTTGTCAAGACAAGGTGGCGGTATTGGTACAAGAGGACCTGGTGAAACGAAGCTTGAATCAGACCGCCGTCACATCCAGCGTAGAATTACGGACATTAAACGCCGTTTTGAAACCGTTGTTTCTCAACGAGACCAATATCGTAAGCGGAGAAAAGAAAACAACGTCTTTCAAATTGCGGTTGTTGGATATACGAATGCCGGTAAATCGACGTTGTTTAACCACTTAACGAACAGTAAGTCTTTACAAGAAGACCAATTGTTCGCAACGCTTGACCCGCTAACGCGCCAAATTCAAT of the Pontibacillus halophilus JSM 076056 = DSM 19796 genome contains:
- the hflX gene encoding GTPase HflX, whose amino-acid sequence is MEEREHVLLAACHFPNQDDEHFHSSLDELRALTETAGGEVMKVVTQKRPRAHPALYMGEGKVHEMLEEVEARDIELVIFNGELSPSQMRNLSNELGGIRVIDRTQLILDIFAGRAETKEGKLQVELAQLQYLLPRLSGQGAFLSRQGGGIGTRGPGETKLESDRRHIQRRITDIKRRFETVVSQRDQYRKRRKENNVFQIAVVGYTNAGKSTLFNHLTNSKSLQEDQLFATLDPLTRQIQLPSGFEALLSDTVGFIQDLPTTLVAAFRSTLEEVTEADFILHMVDASHPDHVQHEKTVQKLLGDLEADHVPQLTVYNKKDLLSAEFMPLNIPSITISALDPIDYKRLFEKIETVLKEGWEPYDVSVPAYEAQLLHRLERHTIRTLQEFNEEDETFRVEGYIKHDHPLAHQLKK